In Alkalimarinus alittae, the DNA window CCTTTCCTAAATCAACCCCTTCAATAGTTTTTACTGAAAGGCCTTCTAACTGATGCCAGTAGAACTCACCATCGTCAAGCTCTGGCAATTCTTCTGATGAGACCACAATAAGCGATCCACAAAACTGCTGAGCTAGCTCTCTATCATTACAGCCTTCAATACAAGCAACCAAGCCTTTACCGTGCTTCTTACCTGTCGATAGATCAACCACTCTTTCTACGCCATCTTTCTTTAAAGTCCAACGACGATACTGGAGTATATTTTCTATCGGATCGGTAAAAGAATAAATCTTCACCCACCCTTTAACACCATAAACTGAAGTAATTTTGCCAAGAACCGCTTCACTACTTTTACTACGACTCATGACTACCTCTAGCTTACAATTCTGTATTGATACAGATCACTGACCTTGATGCTACTCACCGATACTTAAAATAAATTAAGCAGCAGTTTGAACTTCTTTTAGTAGCTTAGCTACGCGTTCTGAAGTTGTTGCGCCTTTATCTAACCAAAACTGAACGCGTTCAACATCTATACGCAGACGCTCTTCTTGGCCTCGAGCAATAGGATTAAAAAACCCTACACGCTCTAAGTAACGACCATCGCGAGCATTGCGACTATCAGTAACTGACAAATGGTAAAACGGGCGTTTTTTAGAGCCGCCACGAGCTAAACGGATTGTAACCATTTCGCTAGGTATCCTGTTAATACTGTTAACATCCACACAATAAATGCATGGCATTCGAAAGGGCGCAAATTCTACTCAAAAACAAATCATTTTAAAACCTATAATTTGTTTTTTTGTTAAAAAACGCACCCTATTTTTATATATTGCAGTAAAGATCAGCCAAAATAGCCATTTCAACCCTGCAACAATAATCATTAAGCGCCAAATTTAAACCCTAAAAGAGCTACATTCGACCCATAGGAGGAAAACCACCACCAGGAGGCATCATTCCTTTCATGCCTCTCATCATATTGGCCATTCCGCCCTTTTTAGTAAACTTCTTCATCATTTTTTGCATTTGCTTATGCTGCTTAAGCAGTCTGTTTACATCTTGTATTTGCGTACCAGAGCCTGCAGCAATGCGTCGCTTACGAGGATTATTAATCACATCAGGAAAACGTCTCTCGTGAGGTGTCATAGAGCAAATCATAGCTTCCATCTGCCCTAGCGACTTGTCATTTACATGCTGCTGAGCAGCCTGAGCCATCTGACCCATACCAGGCAATTTGTCTAGCAGATTCCCCATACCGCCCATATTCTTCATTTGCAGAAGCTGATCACGAAAATCCTCAAGATCAAAACCTTTTCCTTTTTTTATCTTCTTAGTTAGCTTATCTGCTTTTTTCTTGTCTAGGTTACGCTCAGCCTCTTCAATCAGCGTAAGAACATCACCCATCCCCAGAATTCGCGATGCAACACGATCAGGATAAAAAGGTTCAAGTGCGTCAGTTTTCTCACCAACACCCATAAATTTGATTGGTTTACCCGTGATAGATCGAACAGAAAGTGCAGCACCCCCTCGGGCATCACCATCTGTTTTAGTCAGTACAACACCCGTTAACGGCAAGGCATCATTAAATGCCTTAGCTGTATTAGCGGCATCCTGACCCGTCATCGAATCAACAACAAACAGAGTTTCAACAGGGTTAACCGCGGCATGAAGCCCTTTTATTTCCCCCATCATCTCTTCGTCTATGTGCAATCGGCCTGCCGTATCGACAATCACCACATCCATAAACTTTTTCTTAGCGGCATCAATCGCTAACGAAGCAATATCAATTGGATTCTGGTCAGATGTACTAGGGAAAAACTCTACACCAACTTCTGCTGCAAGTGTTTCTAGCTGCTTGATGGCGGCTGGTCGATATACATCAGCACTAACCACCATTACTTTTTTCTTTTCACGCTCAGTTAAAAAGCGAGCAAGTTTGGCAACCGTTGTCGTTTTACCTGCCCCCTGTAAACCGGCCATCATAATAACCGCTGGCGGCTGAGCAGATAAATCTAATGATTCACATGTCTGCCCCATCACCCGAACAAGTTCCGCATCAACAATACGTACAAACTCTTGCCCCGGCGTCAGGCTTCTCATTACTTCTTGGCCAACAGACCGCAACTTAACTTGCTCAACGAAGTCTTTAACAACCGGAAGCGCCACATCCGCCTCAAGCAGAGCCATCCTTACTTCTCTGAGGGTTTCTTTAATATTATCTTCGGTGAGCTTAGCCTGCCCTGTGATTTTTTTCAGGCTGCCAGAAAGTCTGTCGGTTAAATTTTCAAACATGATGCGTCTCGTTGATTCCAAAATGTTACGATTCGACCATTATAACCGAGACTTTCAAACAAAACGAGACAACACTTTGAAGAGATATCAATAAGAACTTTAAAAGCTTTGATATGAAACAGTACACACGCAAGCAGATGACTGGTAATCTATAGTCAGTTTTTGTATCTGATCATACCTTTACGGACAACCATGAACATACTTTTTTTCGGGCTGACATCAATAGCACTCTACTCACTTGGCACAACATATCAAGCGTTAATCTATTTCCGAAAAACACCGTCTAAACCTTTTTGCGCATTACTCTTAGGCTTAATAGCAGCAGCCGCTCACAGCACAATGACTTATGGGCTTATTTCATTGAATGGTGGCTTAGACCTTAGTTTCTTTAACGCGTCCTCGCTATTTGCAAGCCTTATAGTCGCCGTATTACTAATCGTTAGCGTGCAACGCCCTACGCACAATCTTTTTTTGGTCGCCTATCCCATAGCGATAGCCACCATCATTTGCGCATTGCTCTTTGATGCAAATCCAGAAAATTTAACCTATGAAAACTCAGGCATACTGTCGCATATCATCCTTTCAGTGCTCGCCTATAGCGTTTTCACTCTAGCAGCAGGCCAGGCACTTCTTCTGTATTTACAGAATAAACAACTAAAAACAAATTACACTAGCCTTCTCATTAAAAATCTTCCACCACTCCAAACAATGGAGGCTCTATTATTTGAAATGATCTGGGCCGGCCTCATTCTACTGACTCTTGGTATCATTAGCGGCACCATCTTTATAGATGACCTGTTTGCCCAACACCTTGTTCACAAAACCATCCTATCCATCATAGCATGGCTGATCTTTAGCTCACTTCTAATAGGCAGACAACTAAAAGGTTGGAGAGGCATTACAGCCAGCAAATGGACGCTATGGGGATGCCTATTTCTCATGCTTGGCTATTTCGGAAGCAAACTAGTTATCGAACTAATACTCTAAACAACACAAACTTAACCATTAGACAGAAATCTTGACAGTACTATCGATGAGATTTAGTCTTCAACTTAAACCCCGCAAGAGCACCTACGACATTGAACGAAAGCTCAACTGAGTTGCTATTTTTACTCCTACTATTACTCATCATCCTCTCTGGGTTTTTTTCTAGCTCCGAAACAGGCATGATGTCATTAAATAGGTATCGCCTAAAACACCTAACAAGAAGTGGTCATAAAGGCGCGCAAAGAGCCAGTAAGCTTTTGGCTCGCACCGACCAACTCATTGGCGTCATTTTAATTGGCAACAACTTCGTCAATATTTTTGCTTCTTCAATTGCAACCATTATCGCACTTCGTCTATGGGGTGACGCAGGCATTGCAA includes these proteins:
- the ffh gene encoding signal recognition particle protein — its product is MFENLTDRLSGSLKKITGQAKLTEDNIKETLREVRMALLEADVALPVVKDFVEQVKLRSVGQEVMRSLTPGQEFVRIVDAELVRVMGQTCESLDLSAQPPAVIMMAGLQGAGKTTTVAKLARFLTEREKKKVMVVSADVYRPAAIKQLETLAAEVGVEFFPSTSDQNPIDIASLAIDAAKKKFMDVVIVDTAGRLHIDEEMMGEIKGLHAAVNPVETLFVVDSMTGQDAANTAKAFNDALPLTGVVLTKTDGDARGGAALSVRSITGKPIKFMGVGEKTDALEPFYPDRVASRILGMGDVLTLIEEAERNLDKKKADKLTKKIKKGKGFDLEDFRDQLLQMKNMGGMGNLLDKLPGMGQMAQAAQQHVNDKSLGQMEAMICSMTPHERRFPDVINNPRKRRIAAGSGTQIQDVNRLLKQHKQMQKMMKKFTKKGGMANMMRGMKGMMPPGGGFPPMGRM
- the rimM gene encoding ribosome maturation factor RimM (Essential for efficient processing of 16S rRNA), with the translated sequence MSRSKSSEAVLGKITSVYGVKGWVKIYSFTDPIENILQYRRWTLKKDGVERVVDLSTGKKHGKGLVACIEGCNDRELAQQFCGSLIVVSSEELPELDDGEFYWHQLEGLSVKTIEGVDLGKVSHLIETGSNDVMVVKGNRGDAKRERLIPYLPGEVVTDIDLEEKTITVDWDPEF
- a CDS encoding cytochrome C assembly family protein translates to MNILFFGLTSIALYSLGTTYQALIYFRKTPSKPFCALLLGLIAAAAHSTMTYGLISLNGGLDLSFFNASSLFASLIVAVLLIVSVQRPTHNLFLVAYPIAIATIICALLFDANPENLTYENSGILSHIILSVLAYSVFTLAAGQALLLYLQNKQLKTNYTSLLIKNLPPLQTMEALLFEMIWAGLILLTLGIISGTIFIDDLFAQHLVHKTILSIIAWLIFSSLLIGRQLKGWRGITASKWTLWGCLFLMLGYFGSKLVIELIL
- the rpsP gene encoding 30S ribosomal protein S16, which produces MVTIRLARGGSKKRPFYHLSVTDSRNARDGRYLERVGFFNPIARGQEERLRIDVERVQFWLDKGATTSERVAKLLKEVQTAA